From a single Paraburkholderia sp. D15 genomic region:
- a CDS encoding RidA family protein → MNNAQKTELKGEAAVQGRVVPGKAKPRGRFPHVTRAGDFLFVSGTSSRRPDNTIAGASADELGTVQLDIREQTRVVIENIRDILQSEGADLSNLVEISSFLVNMNDFGGYNAVYGEYFDETGPTRTTVAVHQLPHPHLLIEMKAVAYAPKR, encoded by the coding sequence ATGAACAACGCACAAAAAACTGAACTGAAAGGCGAAGCCGCGGTGCAGGGGCGCGTCGTGCCCGGCAAGGCGAAACCGCGCGGCCGCTTTCCGCACGTGACGCGGGCCGGCGACTTCCTGTTCGTGTCCGGCACCAGCTCGCGCCGTCCCGACAATACGATCGCGGGCGCCAGCGCCGACGAACTCGGCACCGTGCAACTCGATATCCGCGAGCAGACGCGCGTGGTGATCGAGAACATTCGCGATATTCTTCAGAGCGAAGGCGCGGATCTGTCGAACCTCGTCGAGATCTCGTCGTTCCTCGTCAACATGAACGACTTCGGCGGCTACAACGCCGTGTACGGCGAGTACTTCGACGAAACCGGCCCGACCCGCACCACGGTCGCCGTGCATCAATTGCCGCATCCGCATCTGTTGATCGAGATGAAGGCGGTTGCGTACGCACCGAAACGCTAG
- a CDS encoding 3-hydroxyanthranilate 3,4-dioxygenase — protein MLTYGKPFNFQRWIDDHAHLLKPPVGNQQVWQDSDFIVTVVGGPNHRTDYHDDPLEEFFYQMRGNAYLNLWVDGKPERVDLKEGDVFLLPPHVRHSPQRPEAGSVCLVIERQRPAGVLDGFEWYCDHCGGLVHRVEVQLKSIVNDLPPLFNAFYASEEQRRCAHCGHVHPGKAA, from the coding sequence ATGCTCACGTACGGCAAACCGTTCAATTTCCAACGCTGGATCGACGATCACGCCCATCTGCTGAAGCCGCCCGTCGGCAACCAGCAGGTCTGGCAGGACAGCGACTTCATCGTCACGGTGGTGGGTGGACCGAATCACCGCACCGATTATCACGACGATCCGCTGGAGGAGTTCTTCTATCAGATGCGCGGCAACGCGTATCTGAATCTGTGGGTCGACGGCAAACCCGAGCGCGTCGATCTGAAGGAAGGGGACGTGTTTCTGTTGCCGCCGCACGTGCGCCATTCGCCGCAGCGTCCGGAGGCGGGCAGCGTGTGCCTCGTGATCGAGCGGCAACGTCCGGCGGGCGTGCTGGACGGCTTCGAATGGTATTGCGATCACTGCGGCGGGCTCGTGCATCGCGTCGAGGTGCAGTTGAAGAGCATCGTCAACGATCTGCCGCCGCTGTTCAACGCGTTCTACGCGTCCGAGGAACAGCGCCGCTGCGCGCATTGCGGTCATGTCCATCCCGGCAAGGCCGCCTGA
- a CDS encoding amidohydrolase family protein yields the protein MTLRIDMHSHFFPPITREEAARLDADNAPWLKIDADGERGMIMTGEKSFRPVYRALWDPALRIAEMDALGVDIQLMCATPVMFGYRHDAAAAHAWAERMNDRALELCAYAPQRLMALAQVPLQDVDLACREASRAHRAGHRGVQIGNHLGPRDLDDEHLVTFLTHCANDGIPVLVHPWDMMTDGRMKKWMLPWLVAMPAETQLSMVSLILSGAFERIPTTLKLCFAHGGGSFAFLLGRVQNAWEQRDIVREDCPHPPVSYLDRFHVDSAVFDEGALRLLVDTMGEDHVLLGSDYPFPLGEQKIGDLVARHPRLSETAKTKILGANAQRFFDLPVSVASAV from the coding sequence ATGACACTTCGAATCGACATGCATTCCCACTTCTTTCCGCCGATCACGCGGGAAGAGGCCGCGCGCCTGGACGCGGACAACGCGCCGTGGCTGAAGATCGACGCGGACGGCGAACGCGGCATGATCATGACCGGCGAGAAGAGTTTTCGCCCGGTGTATCGCGCGCTGTGGGACCCGGCGCTGCGGATCGCCGAAATGGACGCGCTCGGCGTCGACATCCAGTTGATGTGCGCGACGCCGGTGATGTTCGGCTATCGCCATGACGCGGCCGCCGCGCACGCCTGGGCCGAGCGGATGAACGACCGCGCGCTCGAACTCTGCGCGTACGCGCCGCAACGGTTGATGGCGCTCGCCCAGGTGCCCTTGCAGGACGTCGATCTGGCGTGCCGCGAAGCGAGCCGTGCGCATCGCGCCGGGCATCGCGGCGTGCAGATAGGCAACCACCTCGGCCCGCGCGATCTCGACGACGAACATCTCGTGACCTTCCTCACGCACTGCGCGAACGACGGTATTCCGGTGCTGGTGCATCCGTGGGACATGATGACCGACGGCCGCATGAAGAAGTGGATGCTGCCGTGGCTCGTCGCGATGCCGGCGGAAACTCAACTGAGCATGGTGTCGCTGATTCTCTCGGGCGCATTCGAGCGGATTCCGACAACGCTCAAGCTGTGTTTCGCGCATGGCGGCGGCAGCTTCGCGTTCCTGCTCGGCCGCGTGCAGAACGCGTGGGAACAGCGCGATATCGTGCGCGAGGATTGCCCGCATCCGCCAGTGTCGTATCTGGACCGCTTTCACGTGGATAGCGCGGTGTTCGACGAAGGCGCGCTGCGTCTGCTGGTCGACACGATGGGCGAGGACCACGTGCTGCTCGGCTCCGACTATCCGTTCCCGCTCGGCGAGCAGAAGATCGGCGATCTCGTCGCGCGGCATCCGCGGTTGAGCGAGACCGCGAAGACGAAGATTCTCGGCGCGAATGCGCAGCGGTTCTTCGATCTGCCGGTCAGTGTCGCGAGCGCGGTCTGA
- the kynU gene encoding kynureninase, whose protein sequence is MITREHCAALDAADTLAHCRARFDLPADTIYLDGNSLGAMPANVPARIEVALKQEWAHGLIRSWNDADWYPAPQRTGNKIARLIGAGQDEVIVADSTSVNLFKVLVAATRMRPGRNVILAERTNFPTDVYIAQSVAEMTGCELRCVDPDEIVGAIDDSVAIVSLTHVNYKSGKRYDMEAVTRQAHEAGALIVWDLCHSAGAMPVNLNRCDADFAVGCGYKYLNGGPGAPAFVFVASRHIEAVRQPLTGWHGHSKPFEFTHDYAPHPGIDRMLTGTAPQLGVLALESALEAFDGVDLDVLREKSVALGNLFIELSDQELQGLGCTLASPRNADERGSQVSLAHAQGYAIMQALIDRNVIGDFRAPDILRFGFAPLYVRYVDIWDTIAQLKDIIASDAWNTEAFKARKSVT, encoded by the coding sequence ATGATCACCCGGGAACACTGCGCCGCGCTCGATGCGGCCGATACCTTGGCACACTGCCGCGCGCGCTTCGATCTGCCGGCGGACACGATTTACCTCGACGGCAACTCGCTCGGCGCGATGCCGGCGAATGTGCCCGCGCGTATCGAGGTGGCCTTGAAACAGGAATGGGCGCATGGCCTGATCCGTTCATGGAACGACGCCGACTGGTACCCGGCGCCGCAACGCACCGGCAACAAGATCGCCAGGTTGATCGGCGCGGGGCAGGACGAAGTGATCGTCGCCGATTCGACCTCGGTGAATCTGTTCAAGGTACTGGTGGCCGCCACGCGCATGCGCCCGGGCCGCAATGTGATTCTGGCCGAGCGCACCAATTTCCCGACCGATGTGTATATCGCGCAGAGCGTCGCCGAGATGACCGGCTGCGAATTGCGCTGCGTCGATCCGGACGAGATCGTCGGCGCGATCGACGACAGCGTCGCGATCGTTTCGCTCACGCACGTGAACTACAAGAGCGGCAAGCGCTACGACATGGAAGCGGTGACGCGTCAGGCGCATGAAGCAGGCGCGCTGATCGTGTGGGATCTGTGCCATTCGGCGGGCGCGATGCCGGTGAACCTGAACCGCTGCGACGCCGACTTCGCGGTGGGCTGCGGCTATAAGTATCTGAACGGCGGCCCGGGTGCGCCCGCGTTCGTGTTCGTGGCCTCGCGCCATATCGAGGCCGTGCGTCAGCCGCTGACCGGTTGGCATGGTCATTCGAAGCCGTTCGAGTTCACGCACGATTACGCGCCGCATCCGGGTATCGACCGGATGTTGACCGGCACCGCGCCGCAGCTCGGCGTGCTGGCGCTGGAGAGCGCGCTCGAAGCGTTCGACGGCGTCGATCTCGACGTGCTGCGCGAGAAAAGCGTGGCGCTCGGCAATCTGTTCATCGAACTGAGCGATCAGGAATTGCAGGGTCTCGGCTGCACGCTGGCGTCGCCGCGCAACGCGGACGAGCGTGGCAGCCAGGTGTCGCTCGCGCATGCGCAAGGCTACGCGATCATGCAGGCGCTGATCGATCGCAACGTGATCGGCGACTTCCGCGCGCCGGATATTCTGCGCTTCGGTTTTGCGCCGCTGTATGTGCGTTACGTGGACATCTGGGACACCATCGCGCAACTGAAGGACATCATTGCGAGCGACGCGTGGAATACCGAGGCGTTCAAGGCACGCAAGTCGGTGACCTGA
- a CDS encoding amino acid permease gives MTQEQRGFDTIVEREKGLHRGLSTGQLSMIAIGGAIGTGLFLGSGFAIGFAGPSVLVSYAIGALIALLLMGCLAEMTVAHPTSGSFGAYAEHYIAPWAGFLVRYAYWSSIVFAVGTEVTAIAVYMKYWFPAVPGWYWIVGFSAALIGVNSVSVKVFGAVEYVFSMLKIVAIVGFILLGAYVVFGAPAGSPIGFGNYSSHGGFFPKGMWGTWVAVIVSIFSYLSIEMIAVAAGEARDPQKAITQAFRATMFRLVFFYLLTLALMLAIVPWNAAGTDESPFVRVMAATHVPGAAGVINFVILVAALSAMNSQLYITTRMMFSLSRAGYAPRRLGALSAKGVPVAALWLSTIGIALATVLNVVYPDASFVLMMSVSMFGAMFTWLMIFVTHLFFRRVHAKESLAFRMWGFPFTSLLGAGLMVAALVTTWFTREFRLTLVIGVPFVVALFVVYFVWYRGRVVAGGQVEVV, from the coding sequence ATGACGCAAGAGCAGCGAGGCTTCGACACGATTGTCGAACGCGAGAAGGGATTGCACCGCGGGTTATCGACGGGGCAGTTGTCGATGATCGCGATTGGTGGAGCGATTGGGACCGGGCTCTTTCTCGGCAGCGGATTCGCGATCGGATTTGCCGGGCCGAGCGTGCTGGTGAGCTATGCGATCGGCGCGCTGATCGCGTTGCTGCTGATGGGGTGTCTGGCGGAGATGACGGTTGCGCATCCGACTTCGGGTTCGTTCGGGGCGTATGCGGAGCACTATATCGCGCCGTGGGCCGGGTTTCTGGTGCGCTACGCGTATTGGTCGTCCATCGTCTTCGCCGTGGGGACCGAGGTGACGGCGATCGCCGTCTATATGAAGTACTGGTTTCCCGCGGTGCCTGGGTGGTATTGGATCGTGGGGTTTTCGGCTGCCCTGATCGGCGTCAATTCGGTCAGCGTGAAGGTGTTCGGCGCAGTCGAGTATGTGTTTTCGATGCTGAAGATCGTGGCGATCGTCGGGTTTATTCTGCTTGGGGCGTATGTGGTTTTTGGTGCGCCGGCAGGGTCGCCGATCGGGTTCGGTAACTATTCTTCACATGGCGGGTTCTTTCCTAAAGGCATGTGGGGGACGTGGGTTGCCGTCATCGTGTCGATCTTCAGTTACCTCAGCATCGAGATGATCGCCGTTGCGGCAGGCGAGGCGCGCGATCCGCAGAAGGCCATTACCCAGGCGTTTCGGGCGACGATGTTCCGGTTGGTGTTCTTTTATCTGCTCACGCTGGCGTTGATGCTCGCTATCGTGCCGTGGAATGCGGCTGGGACCGATGAGAGTCCGTTCGTGCGTGTGATGGCGGCGACGCATGTGCCGGGGGCGGCTGGGGTGATTAACTTCGTGATTCTGGTTGCTGCCTTGTCTGCGATGAATAGTCAGCTCTATATCACTACCCGGATGATGTTCTCGCTTTCGCGAGCAGGGTATGCGCCTCGGCGGCTTGGCGCCTTGAGTGCCAAGGGGGTGCCGGTTGCGGCTTTGTGGCTTTCTACTATCGGGATTGCTCTCGCTACCGTGCTGAATGTGGTTTATCCGGATGCTTCGTTTGTTTTGATGATGTCCGTCTCTATGTTTGGGGCGATGTTTACCTGGTTGATGATCTTTGTTACGCATCTGTTTTTTCGGCGCGTTCATGCGAAGGAGTCGCTGGCGTTTCGGATGTGGGGGTTTCCTTTTACTTCGTTGCTTGGGGCTGGGTTGATGGTCGCTGCGCTTGTGACTACCTGGTTTACTCGGGAGTTCAGGTTGACGTTGGTGATTGGGGTGCCGTTTGTTGTTGCGTTGTTTGTTGTTTATTTTGTTTGGTATCGGGGGAGGGTGGTTGCCGGTGGGCAGGTTGAAGTGGTTTGA
- a CDS encoding IS481 family transposase has protein sequence MPWNPRDTMNLRLEFVHLALQEGANRRDLCRRFGISPKTGYKWLERHAQGGVAALTDHSRRPLQNPARTPPSVEQQVVELRRAHPAWGGRKISRRLCDLGHRDVPAPSTVTDILHRHGLIDPAASEAATAWQRFEHAQPNDLWQMDFKGWFDLQDGRHCSPLTLLDDHSRYNVTLDACIRTDTRIVQHHLQRTFRRYGLPRRINADNGSPWGSPSQPGQLTELAIWLIRLGVRLSHSRVAHPQTNGKEERFHRTLKAEVIAGRHFRNLSSAQQAFDEWRTVYNHQRPHQALDMATPVTRYRPSPRAYPEILPPIEYGENDHVQCVKWNGELRFRNRRFKVSNALQNLPVAIRARVDEENCYDLFFAHHRFGTINLNQQE, from the coding sequence ATGCCCTGGAATCCGAGAGACACCATGAATCTGCGTCTGGAATTCGTCCATCTGGCCTTGCAGGAAGGCGCCAACCGTCGCGACCTGTGCCGGCGCTTTGGCATCAGTCCGAAGACCGGCTACAAGTGGCTTGAGCGCCACGCGCAGGGCGGCGTTGCCGCGCTGACAGATCACTCGCGCCGCCCCCTGCAGAATCCGGCGCGCACGCCACCGTCAGTCGAGCAGCAGGTAGTCGAACTGCGGCGGGCACACCCCGCCTGGGGTGGACGCAAGATCAGCCGGCGTCTGTGCGACCTGGGCCACAGGGACGTGCCGGCCCCGAGTACCGTGACGGACATCCTGCATCGTCACGGGCTCATCGACCCGGCTGCCTCCGAGGCCGCCACGGCCTGGCAGCGCTTCGAGCATGCACAGCCCAACGATCTCTGGCAGATGGATTTCAAGGGCTGGTTCGACCTGCAGGACGGCCGCCACTGTTCGCCCCTGACCCTGCTGGACGATCATTCGCGCTACAACGTGACGCTCGATGCCTGCATTCGCACCGACACCCGGATCGTGCAGCATCATCTGCAGCGCACCTTCCGCCGCTATGGGCTGCCGCGGCGCATCAACGCGGACAACGGTTCGCCGTGGGGCAGCCCCAGCCAGCCGGGCCAGTTGACCGAACTGGCCATCTGGCTCATCCGGCTGGGTGTGCGCCTGTCACACAGCCGCGTGGCGCATCCGCAGACCAACGGCAAGGAGGAGCGGTTTCACCGCACGCTGAAGGCCGAGGTGATCGCCGGACGCCACTTCAGGAATCTGTCCAGCGCGCAGCAGGCGTTCGATGAGTGGCGCACGGTCTACAACCATCAGCGCCCACATCAGGCGCTGGACATGGCGACCCCGGTTACGCGTTATCGACCGAGTCCGCGCGCCTATCCGGAGATCCTGCCGCCAATCGAGTACGGCGAAAACGATCACGTGCAGTGCGTGAAGTGGAACGGCGAACTACGCTTCAGGAACCGGCGATTCAAGGTATCAAATGCATTGCAGAACCTGCCCGTGGCCATCCGCGCGCGCGTCGATGAAGAGAACTGCTACGACCTGTTTTTTGCGCATCACCGCTTCGGAACCATCAACCTGAACCAGCAGGAATGA
- a CDS encoding Rrf2 family transcriptional regulator produces MRSDSRLSRMLHVLLHMARQDEPFTSEALSRMLNTNPVVVRRTMAGLRTAGYVSSEKGHGGGWTLACDLREVTLLDVHRAVGGPKIFAIGNETDNPECGVERVVNAALDGALREAEAILTTRLGTISLADLASEFDTLCTAAEKKHHAQHPTQKGESTKKTPTTSSKPNRRAPRKAG; encoded by the coding sequence ATGAGAAGTGACAGCCGGTTATCGCGGATGTTGCATGTGTTGTTGCACATGGCGCGACAGGATGAGCCGTTCACCTCGGAGGCGTTATCGAGGATGTTGAATACGAATCCGGTGGTGGTACGCCGGACGATGGCGGGATTACGAACGGCGGGATACGTGAGTTCCGAGAAGGGGCACGGGGGTGGATGGACGTTAGCGTGCGATTTACGGGAAGTGACGTTACTGGACGTGCACCGAGCGGTGGGGGGCCCGAAGATTTTCGCGATTGGAAACGAGACAGACAATCCCGAGTGCGGGGTGGAGCGTGTGGTAAATGCAGCGCTGGACGGCGCGTTAAGGGAAGCGGAAGCAATCTTGACGACCCGCTTGGGCACGATTTCGCTGGCGGACCTCGCAAGCGAATTCGACACCCTATGCACCGCAGCGGAAAAAAAACATCACGCCCAGCACCCAACCCAAAAAGGAGAATCCACCAAAAAAACCCCAACCACCTCCAGCAAACCCAACCGCCGCGCACCGCGCAAGGCGGGATGA
- a CDS encoding NAD(P)/FAD-dependent oxidoreductase produces MEYDVIVVGGSYAGLAAAMPLARARRRVLVVDGGLRRNRFAHHSHGFLTQDGTPAAAIAATGREQLLAYDTVQWLDGKVIHAQRIEHGFRVEIEGDGHREAKRLVLATGVVDHLPPVPGLAERWGTHVFHCPYCHGYELNQGKIGVLATSPASMHQALLLPEWGPTTFFLDGAFDPDDEQLAKLDARGVTVERERVERIDGELDVVLYSGRTLALAGLFTMPRLDIASPIAAMLGCEFDDTPMGRTVKTDFIKATTVPGVFACGDAARLGGSLPLAVGDGTMAGAATHQSLVFGQI; encoded by the coding sequence ATGGAGTACGACGTTATCGTGGTGGGTGGGAGTTATGCGGGTCTGGCGGCAGCCATGCCGCTCGCGCGGGCGCGGCGTCGGGTGCTGGTCGTCGATGGCGGTCTGCGGCGCAATCGCTTTGCTCATCATTCGCACGGCTTTCTCACGCAGGACGGAACGCCCGCCGCGGCCATCGCGGCGACCGGGCGCGAACAGTTGCTCGCCTATGACACCGTTCAGTGGCTCGATGGTAAGGTCATCCACGCCCAGCGTATCGAGCACGGGTTTCGTGTCGAGATCGAAGGCGATGGGCATCGCGAAGCAAAACGCCTCGTGCTGGCAACCGGTGTCGTCGATCACCTGCCACCCGTGCCAGGTCTTGCCGAACGCTGGGGCACGCACGTGTTTCATTGCCCCTATTGCCACGGCTACGAGCTGAATCAGGGAAAGATCGGCGTGCTGGCAACGTCGCCCGCGTCCATGCATCAGGCGCTATTGCTGCCGGAATGGGGCCCCACGACGTTTTTTCTCGACGGCGCTTTCGATCCCGACGACGAGCAACTCGCGAAGCTCGACGCGCGCGGCGTCACGGTGGAACGCGAGCGTGTCGAACGGATCGATGGTGAACTCGATGTCGTCCTGTACAGCGGACGCACCCTTGCGCTCGCGGGACTGTTCACGATGCCGCGCCTCGACATCGCCAGCCCGATCGCCGCGATGCTCGGCTGCGAATTCGACGACACGCCAATGGGCCGCACCGTCAAGACGGATTTCATCAAGGCGACCACGGTCCCCGGCGTGTTCGCGTGCGGCGATGCGGCCCGCCTCGGTGGCTCGCTGCCGCTCGCCGTCGGCGACGGTACGATGGCCGGCGCAGCCACGCATCAGTCGCTCGTGTTCGGGCAGATTTGA
- a CDS encoding response regulator transcription factor, which produces MSTLLIIEDDPCIAQPIVHTLDAGGFCVDVATRGRDGIARLMNGDYAAVVLSRTPPDIDGLHVLAMLRGIGAQAPVLMVSRTADVHERIEGLRAGADDYMSMPFSFDELLARVEVLLRARPAIRKDMPATLRVDALRLDLIRRTLTFQQDKLALQPTEFRLLEFMMRHAGQVLTRSMIFEAVWDRHFDPDTNLIDVHVARLRKKVGELGARQMIRTVRGSGYRFG; this is translated from the coding sequence ATGTCGACTCTACTGATCATCGAAGACGACCCGTGCATCGCCCAGCCCATCGTCCATACGCTCGATGCGGGCGGCTTCTGCGTCGATGTCGCGACGCGCGGCCGCGACGGCATCGCGCGTCTGATGAACGGCGACTATGCGGCCGTGGTGTTGAGCCGGACGCCGCCCGATATCGACGGGCTCCATGTACTCGCGATGCTGCGCGGCATCGGCGCGCAGGCGCCCGTGCTGATGGTCAGTCGAACCGCCGACGTGCACGAACGCATCGAAGGTTTGCGAGCGGGCGCCGACGACTATATGTCGATGCCCTTCTCGTTCGACGAACTGCTCGCGCGCGTCGAAGTGCTGCTACGCGCACGCCCGGCGATCCGCAAGGACATGCCGGCCACGCTGCGCGTCGACGCGCTTCGGCTCGATCTGATCAGGCGAACCCTGACATTCCAGCAGGACAAGCTTGCGTTGCAGCCGACCGAATTCCGCCTGCTCGAATTCATGATGCGCCACGCCGGCCAGGTGCTCACGCGCAGCATGATTTTCGAAGCGGTTTGGGATCGTCACTTCGATCCCGACACGAATCTGATCGACGTGCACGTCGCGCGTCTGCGCAAGAAAGTCGGCGAACTCGGCGCCCGGCAGATGATCCGGACAGTGCGGGGTTCCGGCTACCGTTTCGGTTGA
- a CDS encoding MAC/perforin domain-containing protein, translating into MKTVANRVSFKGDQKQRLVELQQHLSEDALPGVAWMGYGYDIFGNYADDESATFPLFDWSKVDTASVTIEGKVYRYPKVLDVTTDQSADVFTITGETISSYQTNLATSTSVSGSYNYFSGSLEVDFSSQSLVKSENSFSRVQQTVKLWALRLNPARSLRQYARPDFLAALDGADTDAKRDALFDQYGSHFLSAIEMGGRAVLSSSTNKLTVDRSYSIGVTAEASYKSLVGQLDVKDQTKYSNSIDSFNSTSESRRSVKGGDGVKALSAFDGKKGFSEWKESVKDLPAFIDFVSKNPLAGIWVLCETDDKASKLEDYFFQTWGLKQSKLNQLYCDYIDALTVIDGDSSSIAPPTGYTKVPYDLNTGVKGQFIYLCFHKSSYSPYGGNKPAVVDITAVYNDEMPPVGYTKINVDVTKGAGGDFIYLCYKLDDYKPETSVKDVTAYGSASPDTDPPYGFQRATGDLNRGAGGPFVYVCLSKLG; encoded by the coding sequence ATGAAAACCGTAGCGAATCGAGTGAGTTTCAAAGGCGACCAGAAGCAACGTCTGGTCGAACTCCAGCAACATCTGTCCGAAGACGCACTACCGGGCGTCGCATGGATGGGATATGGATACGATATCTTCGGCAACTATGCGGACGACGAAAGCGCCACCTTTCCGCTGTTCGACTGGAGCAAGGTCGACACCGCGTCGGTCACGATCGAAGGGAAAGTCTATCGGTACCCCAAAGTACTCGACGTGACGACTGACCAGTCCGCCGACGTGTTCACCATCACCGGCGAGACGATCAGTTCGTATCAAACCAATCTCGCGACCAGCACGAGCGTCAGTGGCAGCTACAACTATTTCAGCGGATCGCTCGAGGTCGACTTTTCGTCGCAATCGCTGGTCAAGAGCGAGAATTCGTTTTCGCGCGTGCAACAGACGGTCAAACTCTGGGCGTTGCGACTCAATCCGGCGCGCTCGTTGCGTCAGTACGCGAGACCCGATTTCCTCGCGGCACTGGACGGTGCAGACACCGATGCGAAGCGCGATGCGCTGTTCGATCAGTACGGCAGTCATTTTCTGAGTGCCATCGAAATGGGTGGCCGGGCGGTTCTGTCGTCGTCGACCAACAAGCTCACTGTCGATCGCAGCTACTCGATCGGCGTGACCGCCGAAGCCAGCTATAAAAGTCTGGTGGGCCAGCTCGATGTAAAAGACCAGACCAAGTACTCGAATTCGATCGACAGTTTCAACAGTACGTCCGAGAGCCGTAGAAGCGTGAAAGGCGGTGATGGCGTCAAGGCGTTGTCCGCATTCGATGGGAAAAAAGGTTTTAGCGAATGGAAGGAGTCGGTCAAGGATCTGCCGGCGTTCATCGACTTCGTGTCGAAAAACCCGCTGGCCGGCATCTGGGTTCTCTGCGAAACCGACGACAAGGCCAGCAAGCTGGAAGACTATTTCTTCCAGACATGGGGACTGAAGCAGTCGAAGCTCAACCAGTTGTATTGCGACTACATCGACGCGCTCACGGTCATCGATGGCGACAGCTCGTCGATCGCGCCGCCCACCGGCTATACCAAGGTTCCCTACGATCTGAACACCGGTGTGAAAGGACAGTTCATTTATCTGTGCTTCCACAAGTCGTCCTATTCTCCCTACGGCGGCAACAAACCGGCGGTGGTGGACATTACCGCCGTCTACAACGACGAGATGCCACCGGTCGGCTATACAAAAATCAACGTCGACGTGACCAAGGGCGCGGGGGGTGATTTCATTTACCTTTGCTACAAACTGGACGACTACAAGCCGGAAACGTCCGTCAAGGACGTGACCGCGTACGGCTCGGCGAGTCCCGATACCGATCCGCCGTACGGCTTCCAGCGTGCAACCGGTGACCTCAACCGCGGCGCGGGCGGTCCCTTCGTCTACGTCTGTCTGTCGAAGTTGGGCTGA